The Nothobranchius furzeri strain GRZ-AD chromosome 6, NfurGRZ-RIMD1, whole genome shotgun sequence genome includes a region encoding these proteins:
- the LOC129164412 gene encoding uncharacterized protein — protein sequence MPLSKSPPMSYSTPTSCLKNATNVVAWQTERAELELNSKAVQRLKVSSVRRGFTWWSSWEKGLLLLSSLLDRQGPVLISILPTDSDTPIVNESGHTGSQKYGKPYRSAVPRHAIPLDKLPLRLYVTRRWRFFIDPPVCLSTLFLLLIKTPKGTFKSHVQSLDSRWAQAVIKNRNTGRIIDSACIAVKKLDAIGCRPVLFLGKQVKVSNKWVADVITNLESTSITRHLLEKMKTAYEFLLTMGCSITVQQDTSTSQQDVINNQAETVIEEQSEVVEDTHHVDQKTGKLIEEAAEMLSQDHIKVLPDNPEDNIFVLHLTPVSPPGISCSQSSLKKKRQRSTSPKPSTTFQPSVAPTDQPSPQSSPADHAVPQSLSQDGQNETMRRKSCRKCIRQKVFRFEAITERRTNAVTLAFIIFIVMRII from the exons atgcccctc agcaagtcaccccctatgtcttactccactcccacttcctgtttgaaaaatgcaacaaatgttgttgcctggcagaccgagagggcggagcttgaATTAAATTCAAAAGCAGTGCAGA GACTGAAGGTGTCCagcgtcaggagaggctttacctggtggtcctcttgggagaaaggccttctactgttatcat ccttgctagaccggcaaggacccgtactcataagcatcctgcccacggattcggacacacccatagttaatgagagtgggcacacAGGGTCCCAGAAGTATGGCAAGCCATACAGAAGCGCTGTGCCTag GCATGCCATACCCTTGGACAAGCTCCCCCTGCGTCTGTATGTGACGCGGAGGTGGCG GTTCTTCATTGATCCGCCCGTGTGCTTATCAACACTATTTCTGCTCCTCATTAAAACTCCCAAAGGCACTTTTAAGAGCCAC GTACAATCACTGGATAGTCGGTGGGCTCAAGCTGTCATAAAAAACAGAAACACTGGCCGAATCATCGACTCTGCATGCATTGCA GTGAAAAAACTTGATGCAATTGGATGCAGGCCTGTCTTATTTCTTGGCAAGCAAGTCAAAGTGTCAAATAAGTGGGTAGCAGATGTCATCACCAATTTGGAATCCACTTCCATTACGAGACACCTACTGGAAAAGATGAAGACAGCTTATGAATTTCTCTTGACTATGG GCTGCTCCATAACTGTGCAACAGGacacctccacaagccagcaagATGTAATCAACAATCAGGCAGAGACCGTCATCGAGGAGCAATCAGAGGTGGTCGAGGACACACATCATGTTGACCAGAAGACGGGGAAGCTCATTGAAGAGGCGGCAGAAATGCTCAGTCAGGATCATATAAAAGTGCTCCCAGACAATCCAGAAGACAATATATTTGTGCTTCATCTCACTCCAGTTTCTCCCCCTGGCATTTCATGCTCCCAGTCTTCTCTGAAAAAGAAAAGACAGAGGAGCACATCTCCCAAGCCCTCTACCACCTTTCAACCATCCGTTGCACCTACAGATCAACCATCTCCGCAGTCGTCTCCTGCTGACCATGCCGTCCCCCAATCTTTGAGCCAGGATGGCCAAAATGAAACTATGAGGAGAAAGA GTTGCCGAAAATGTATTAGGCAGAAGGTGTTCCGGTTTGAAGCCATCACAGAGAGGAGAACAAATGCG GTAACCTTagccttcatcatcttcatcgtcATGAGAATAATataa